CGTTGGTAAGCCAACAAGAATTAATCCGTTAGTACCCTTGTTCTCCCGGATGGGAGCAGGAAGCAGCATTTTCTCCATTGGAATTACTGTAGCAGAACTAACCACAGAAAGCAAGCTGAAGAACACTTTCTGAAATAGGTTACACTCAAAGGCATGGATTTTAAATCCTTCTTCATCTCACCGAAGCACAATCAAGCAGAGCTGATCCCTAGTTTCCAGTAGTTCATTAAGAAGCAACATATAACGTGACCCTACACAagacaaaaagtattttaatccCCCACAGTTCTCAGTTTGAAGTTAAGTAGGTTCACTCTATGACGATGTCTCTGAATAGAAGTTATGTTGTTCTGATCTTATTGAGATGTTTACAACACTATTCTGGATTGCCTTTGTATCCTCCATGCATTGGTTTACTCCTACTGCCAAAGGTATACTTGGCTTGCCCAGAAACACAGATGCAAGAATCACCCCTCTGACCTCAGGATATGTTACAGAATTAAGGAGGgggcagggaaggggaggagaaaaaaaaataaaaataaaaaaaataaaaaaaaaaatcaggcttcCTGGGAACATTTCAACAAGAGTTAAAACAGACAAGCACTTAACCCCACAGAAATATTCAGATGagttttctccttaaaaaaaaaaaagaaagaacaacaaaaccaataaGTTAATCACCATAATATATCAAAACAGACTTAACAGCAGGGTAGGAGAATATTTTGTAAATCAACcgtactgattttttttgtcaccAGGAGGACTTATTGTTTTGTTAATGgtaacaaaacacaaaacaaaaatccttgaCAGTTGAATTAACACTTATTGTCCAGAGTTAGGCTGGATAACAGGTCTACCAACCGAACTCATCAATGCAGTCAAATCTTAACAAACATCACAGCATCAATTTAGCCAAAGATAACTTTTTGTCCAAATATTGTCTTGTTCCTGTCAGATAACTAAGATACTACCTGAAACTTTAAAGTAGATATGATTTTGAATTTTATGTGATCAGTTAGGAGATATAGGATGCTACATACCAAAACAGCAAGATTTCTCACGGCATTAAAGTTGTTGAATGTTAagactcttaaaaaaaaaaaaaaaccattctAATCTGGTCTTTTGCCTCTTTGCAACTCTGCTTTTGCTACGTTAAGTACATTGCCTGAAAGATTTTGTCTCTTCTCTAACTCTCCATGAGCTTTCCTTTTATCCAAAAGAGAGAGTGGTAGGAAGAAAAAGTCACCTAGAAGACAAATGCCTGCCCTTGGGTGAAAATGACAGTagaattttaaaactattttgaaaCTTTCTACTGTTTCTTCTAAAAAGAGAAGCACTGCTTTAGAAACGATGTACAAGCAAAGGTCCACTACAAAGCACAAATGTTTGCAAGGAGAACTGTGAATGAGAAATACATCTGAGCACAGTGCAGCAGTCGGTAACCTCCAAGAGAGGGCAGTCTTAGACTAGTAATGATTCACAGAGGGATTTATTGTTATACCTGTTTCCTGTCTCATCTCACCGCATGTATCTAAGGAGGGTGGCTTTTAAGTAACGTCAtccaacaaaaaccaaacaacccgAGTATAGGTCATTTATTACTTAGCCTCTTGCAAGCTTGAAAGAGGagttaaatatttctcttttacagAAAGGGACAGCATTCTGCATAGGGATCTCAGTTCAAGAGAAAGTGTATATTTAGGCACGTACTCATCttaaataaatgattaattCTAGTCAACAGCACTTCCCCTTGCTTCTGAGTTCACCAGCAGGAAGACTGGTGTGAGAGGCAATTGCTCAGATTCTGCAAGACCAAATAccagtgcaggaaaaaaaatgcaattgaTACAGCATTTCCCTGTAAAGACAAGAATCCTACCAGGTTATTTTAAAGTCACTATCAAACAGTGTTTCTGTGCAAGCCCTGTTGCCTGTTTTTACTTTTGAGTACAGGCTTTACTACTTAAATAAACGGAGATatgaaactgcagcagaacagagTCTTCCTTGCCTTTCTTCAGACCCTTATTAAGACCATCTGGAAAAGCCAACCCGAAATACAGTCTGATACTTCCTTTCTCACCAGTGAGCAGAGGCTTCTGGAAAGAAGTAAAACTTTGCACTGAATTCCATTGCTTCCAGCCCATCCATACTTTTAAGTCATCATTACAATAGTGATACCAGCAGCCTATGCTCCAGCTGGTTGATGGTAGTTACAAGGTCCTGGAGAAACCTCACATTTCATATGGTTACCCTCAGCATCCATAAGGCAACCTGATGTGAAATAACTCCTATAAAGTATTTATCTCTACTTAGACCAATGCTAAGTGCACAAAGTAGCAcccagagctctggggaacAAGGGCAGCAGTAAAATATAACAGCACTCCTCTGGGCAGAGGCCTAGTCAGTTCTTTAGGAGCActggaggaagaaatgaagaatgacAGAATTATTGTGTGGATCTACTTCACACCACTTAACAGCATCCTGATTTATACACAATTGTCTCGATAGTGCTTTTCTGTCCAACTACCCACAACCACACTTTGCCCCCACAAATCATAGCTCCTGTTGCATTTCAGGTGGCAGAACACAGGTGTTTACTCCAATCACTGGAACCAAATAGTTCTGTTCCTTCAACCAGAATGACCCTCAGCATCTCAGAGATGCACCTCATCTCTGTTCATCAGCATCAGAGACAACTTCACGTGAATGCTTGGGAAAGAGAgagatagagaaaaaaatcatcagtagAAACTAAGCTGGTTAAAGAGAtcatactttcttcttttctccaataACACTAACCCACAGAGGCATCGGgattttcagatatttctgcAATGTGAATTAGGTTTAAGACTGagaacaaaagcagcacagaagtcTTTTGGAACACAGCAGTAATAATACAAAGGGAAAGATTTCTTAGCCAGAATGAGAAATTCTTAACTAAGATTTTAAGTCcgtaaaagaaagcaaacaaagggCCTATCTTCTCATTTTACTTGCTGAAGTACTCAGAAAGGAAAGCccatttaaacaaaacaaaacaaaacaaaacaaacaaaaaaaaaaacacccttccAGCTTCTACTgctgacaaagagaaaaaaatgaggaacaCTCAACTCAAAGTTGCTACTCAGGATGAATATCTGGGATTTTTTGTGTCTGTAGTGAGACTTGACATCCATAGTATCACAACATCTACTGTAGTGGTAACATCCAAATAAGCAAGCCAGGACAGCTAACCCATCTACCACTGAGGTTAACAAAAtggttttctctgctttcagtgaAAGCTACCCTCATTGCTACAGCCTGGTCTATCTTCCTGGTCAAGTCCCTGGAAGAATGTACCAGTGcagtttctcagttttcttcacaACAAGGAACTACAAGTCTcaataaatcagtttttaagAAACCAAATAATCGTTTCAGTAACACCTACCCAAGCTATGCATTTCAGTTAGTTTACAAGGAGGGCAATCCATAAATGCCAAGCAACTACAAGTTTCTGAGCTCCAAATGAGAAGGAATTCACAAAGCTTGGAGTTTGTTAGCCTCACCATAGTATTGCAATCACtgggtggtttgtttttttttgttttttttttgtttttgtgtgtgtgtgtgtgtgtgtgtgtgtgtgttaagaGAAGTCAAGAACACAACACTTTTACAGACACTGCATTCCTGGAGACAAGTTAAAGTGCTGCATGTTTAGAAGCCAGGCACAAGACAAAACTAGCACTTTAACAACTAAAGCACAGACAAAAGGGAAATTCAAGAACATTACAGTAACTTAGGTCAAATCGATCCtggaaaatacaaataaagatatttaaatgaTCTGGGATTTTAGGGATGAGGCTCCTTTAAAGAGCTCAAACCCACACCTGGCTTTGATCAACTACACGTTAGTTACAAGTACTTATACAACCAGTGCTTACCTACCACTGCTGAGGACAAGCCACATGCATGCTTAATCAACTCCTTTTTACTCTCTAATTTTGTACATATAGGAGTCATTACCATATCTGTAACACAAAAGGGAGCCCATCTCACACCACATAAACTACAAAGCAGTTTATAATGCTGAAGGCAACAGGCAGAAGCTTTATCTGTGCTAGAGAAAAGTGTTTAACTGCAAATGGCATCAGAAGTCCTGAAAGTCTCTCCATCCCGCCcccccaaaagaaaaaaacaacaacaataataataactCAAAAACCACCACCAAATAGAAGCACGTGCAACATACCTGGAAGCCGGCTGCTCATCACTGCTAGCAAGAGTAGTACTAGTAGTAGCCTTTAAACCTATCTCAAAAGATTCAGAGCAGAAATGCCCAGTCCAGAGCAACAGCAACTCATTACATTACCAGCAGAAAGGCACCTAACCCTGCCACAGGCAATCCCCCTGCTCATTGAAATCAGGTGTGCAGGAGCCCTCCCACCTGACTTTGCTGACGCTGAGTGCCTGGGCAGGGAGCACACCTGAGCAAACAGGTGCTGTCCGCCCACCACCGCAGCTtagtgaaaataattaatttttctgctgTCACATCTCACTCCCTTCATAACTGATTTGCAAATCGCTATTCCAAAATTACAGGTCTCTTACCTGAGCAACACATCTTCCAGAATTCCGTAGCtagaaataagtaaaattaaGAGCACGCAAAACCACCTGCAGCATCCCCTCCCCTCGTTACAAAGAGCATCAGACCACTCACCCTTACGTTTTACTGAGGATCTCCAAGGTTTCTTTGTCCCACATTGTTAGGGACAGCGGGTAACTCCTCCTCGCCCAGCACTCCCATTGCTTGCATCCTGCCCCTAAGAGCAGCCTTAACGCACCCCGGAGGGGCCGGGCTTGGGCGAGGCTCCTGGCGTCTTTCCCGGTGCCGTGCCTGTCCTGGGGCTACCATGCCTGTCCTAGGGCTGTCCCAGGGCCGCCAGAGCTCGAATGTCCGTTGGGGAGCTGCTCTGTAAGccccctcctccctgccctgctgaggCAAAGTGAGCGAGTGCAGGGCTCTTACAGTTCCTCTGCTCAGTGTCGCCGGTAACGTTCGGTGTAATGTGGTTTTAATTTTGCTCAGCGGAGGCAATGAAAGCATGTAGTCTTACCACTGtgtttcccttctttctgctgAGAGTTATCTGACCTGCTGAACTTTGCCTCGTTGGCATTCAGACTAGTGGATTGTTTTCAGGCATGATCTTCTCTGCTGCACTCTTGagtctcctcttcctctcttctttgctttctgttgcaATGAATGAAAATGTAGATAAAACTTTGAACCAGCTTTATTAAGCTTATGTGCACATAAGAGCTTGTTTAAACTTAAAACATAAATCTGAGGTCTGAAGGCACAAATTAACTGAAAAAGCCCATGCAAAAtttttgcagcacagctgacCTTGCAGCCTTGTAAAACACCTCAGCTGTGATCTTTAAAAAACTCTGGCTAGAAAGCCCCCAAATGAGTTTGCTAAATATGAGTTGGATTTCCTTACCTAGTGGGGCgatctctcctcctctcctctcctctcctctcctctcctctcctctcctctccctttcatTTGATTCAACCACTCTCATTAGAGgagaataagaaaattaaatgctgTAAAGTGTAGTCTTGACTAGTATGAGAATtagcaaatgttttgttttgttaagttAGCAACACCCAGCTCAGCTACCTATAAAACACCTGTTAGATGTCAaacatataaatatgtataataTCACgccattatttttaatcttttattcaTTAATTTGGAGCTCTTCACGGGGACCTGAAACCATAGAGTAGTATTTTTTCTATGAcccttaaatttaaaaaatctttctttgccTACTGTGGTGTTCTTGAAACCAAACCAGCTGTAAAATACTGCCTACTTCTAGGCTTAAAATAGCTGAAACCACCAAGTTTTCTGTGGTTTCACATAAAACCATACACTTTGTGATGAGTGCCTACTGTTGTAAACCATGGCCAGGGGCATAGCCAGGCACCTCCCAGAAGCTCAActgatataattttttttttcagtggcaaTCTCAGTCTGTCTCTCACCCATATGGGAATATGTTTAAAAGTATAGAATGGGTGCTCACAAGGATGACATATGAGAAAGAGGCctacctatttttttccttaattttatgATCTTAGGATATGTATGTGTTTGGAGTATACAACGTGGTTTGGCAACTGTCTCTCAAGACTGCTCAGTATTATCTCGCTTGTGcagtaaataaaatgcaaaaggcTATTCTTTCTGCCCCCACGAAAAAAAGTCAGCATCTCCAAAAGCTAGCATCAAGCAAGTATTAAAAATACTACTTCTACACAGACTCTGTGTTCTGGAACTTCCAGTGGATTCGCATTTGTGACAACTTCTGGTTGTCTTTTGAGTTAATTCCAAATGCAGACTGATATCATCTCTCCTGTCTGTTAGAACCCCAAAGTCTCCAAGAATGAAAAGAGATATTCCAAGTAACTTGTCTCATTGCAAACCATATTTATATTAAAGGTTATCTACAGGAAGCATTTTCAGatccagcagaaagcaaagggcAGGTTTCTCTCAGCCATCTGGGTGACATTCTCAagatttcagtgagaaaaatacagatttgaaaGCAGCTTATTTACTGTTTTCACTCTCAGGTCATTTGGAATATAAAGTCTAATTGCTGAGTTCCACCAAAATCCTAAAGCAGATGAAGGGACCACTTCTGCTAGAAGTAGAAGAACTGTAGCTAATTAAagctttcattcatttatttttgattgttCTAGCTGTCTAAATCTGCGTATGTTGGTGAAACCTATAGCAAGCAACCTCACTTAGACAAATTTCCTTTTAGGAAGATTGTGTCATAACTCATCTCAGTCTTCTGTAGATTTTTGCCTAAATGTCAATTGGACATTCCTTGTaacccttcacagcttcagaaatacagaagctGTGGAAGTGCAAGACCTTGTGCTCTACACTTTTCCTGCAATGTCAGGAAAATACTCAGTTATTAAATGTGGATGTGAAATACCCTTTTCTCTACTGCCTTCAGACAGCCTTGTACGCAACAGTGGCTTTGTGAACACACTGCGACAGCAACACCCGAGAAATACAACATTGACTGATGTCGAACTCATCACAGATACAGGCCTGAGTAAGGAAGACTACATCCCATTTTAAACTCTGACCTGAGTGATTGGTTTATTTTTTGGTAACCTACCTGATTATCGAGTACCCTTCAGgttattttcctgtttatagCACAGTGCAAAGAGAAGGGAGACTGAGACAAAAACTATTTAAATGAAACAGTCAGGCATGTGTATGTGGATATGTGGATGAATTATGATCTAGCATCACTGGAAGGGTCATAATACTGTAGTTACTTGAACCTGACATACCATATGGTAGATGACTTTTCTTTGTTAGAAATATCTTATTCTGTACAATTAAAATAGCAATGAAAAAGTCTCATCTCACTAGacaaaatgcctttttattGGGGCTATATTTGGTATCTTTCCTTATCACTGTGGAGACTTCAGAAATCACGACACCTCAATTACAAATAAGGTATGTGTTTGCCAGTACTTGCTGGTTTATTGCTGATTGAAGCTGTGTGTAAGTATAGAGAGTTCCACAGCACAGAGGGGAATGTTTCTATCCCAGAAGCAGAGGTAGCAATGAACTTACAGCAATACTAAATTATCCTGAGTACTTTTCCACAGCTAATAAATCTAGCTCTGAAACCTGcacaaaaatacacatacaGGTAGACAGATAAGCCCAAGCCACTCTGTTAATCCAAGGAAGAGAGGacaaaaattaaacacattCAAAAGAGACTTCTCGTTTTATTTGTATAGACAATGTGATGTCAAATCATGTCATCCATTTCCAGCTTTCTTCAGGAAATCAGTTAGTTTTGTGTAACTATTGGTTGGTGTGAATaacaaaaaacagtaagatCAGGGgcagaaaaatgaacaatatTCTACCTCTTTTAAGAGCATATTTCTCCTAGATTTTTAATCCTggaaaattccttttaaaatgaaaaagaacacaATAGCAAAAGAGAACTGGTGATGGTtttggaaaaagtaaaagaCGAGGTCTTTTACTATGTAAATAATAAACATAAATGTGAAGCagtataagaaaaacaaaacattttggtttGGAGGCAGGAGTCGGTCTTGGAGTCCTTGGCTAAACTGTGAAAAGAGAAGATATACATTATGTCACATGACTGTGTTCCACTCACACCCAATCCATGTGTTTCCCTGAGCATTCCCATGATCATCCACTGGCATATTTAGTTCATAAAGAATAATTGTGAGGTTAGGCACCAGGTGAACTGAGACCAAATCAGCTATTTTGTTAAATAACAGAGGTCACATTCCCTCCTATATCCATAACACAGACTAagttttctctctgaaataaatgttaagTGACCTCACTTATAGAAAGAGTCTGCAAATACACAGAGTAAATTCATGAGAGGTAAGTGTACACTCATGGTAAGAATTTTTGCATCCATCTCTATATTTGTGGAACAAACTGTAGCCAGCTCTTCTTTGCTGCATGGTCATTTTCAAACATTTACGCAGACTCATGGGCAAAATTTCAGGCCTTTACTAAGAAGAATCCGATTGCTGAGATGTTCAGCTCAGATGCATGTAGTCTAACCAAGTGTATTTCTCTTAATTGACACTAGAAAACTTCAAGGATTCTATGGAGCTTACCAGAATGCCATTCTTGCACATGATCTGAGATATGTACAACACAATGCTATGAATACTGCATAAAACATCCTTTTATTCTGTTCTGATTTAAAGCACAGAACATGCAAGTGAAGTCAAATATGCAAGTACCTCTAAAATACGTGATTTAAATTCAGATACTCTGTTTATTCCCTAACTCAATCCAATGACAATTGGAGGCTCATCAGGGAACGTTCTAAAAACCAGGTTTTGTGGCTGTCCTGTTTGCTAAACCGTCGAGTGGCCTCTTTAGGATTGGGCTGCTGTTGACAACACGCTAAATATTGAACATATGATAACTTCAGCTTACTTCTGTAAAAAGCAGTCTTGCAAAATTGATTTGTTGCATTGTTTTGATAGATTATTTCATCCATGCATTTACTCACGCATTTCCTATCTGAATCATCCAAATGTAATTCAGGAAATTGCTCCTACTGTAGAGGCAGGAAACTTCTGCATTGACTAATATGGCATTCAGATCAAGTCCTATGTCATTCAAGGggaaagagtaagaaaaaaaaggtgtttgTGGATCCTTACCTCATGAACTTAATTTGTGAGTTATCTGttctttaatattaatatttaatatttattgcAGTGAATGTTCTAGGGAGAAGAACCTATCTCCCTAGTACATGTACAAGCTTTAAGGATCTCCTTCTGAAGTCACAGTACTACTCAATATGCAAAAACTTTACAAAATACTTAACACAGGAATTGAATGTTTTGATCTGTACTGGGTTCAACCCTCTCTTTTTCCTActcactgctcttttctctACCTGTTGGTGAATCTGTGCCATTCTCTCTTCATGAAGCCTTTTTTTGTCACTATCCTCATGTTCGTATTTCTGCTCAGCCAGCACAAAATTACACCACATCCTCTGAAGTTCAATGTCAGCAGCAGTGACCTGCACGTAGCAAagctctttctgttcttccacaCGGGTTGATACTTCAGACTGCAAAGTACTTGTTCTTCCCGTCACATCCAAGTGTGCCATATGACTCTTAGCATCCATGTTCTCAGTTGTATTATCTGAGATGAAATATGATGTTGGTATGTCTCCCATGGCACCCTGCTAGAAATTGGAGGTTGTTAAATTCGTTTTCAAGCTGATAGAAATGCAAATGGAATAAATTCATCTAAGTCTACCTGAGTATTTGTTCAAGCAATTATTCATACTTTCACGTAATGATTCACTAGTTCTCTAATAACCCCCATTTCTCTAATTTCCATCATTTCTAAATTTAATCAttagattttgaaaagaaatcttacACTGAATGTTGTCCGACAAAACATCCCCATGTCTGAAAAATCCCCCTTATCAAAATTTTCTGATTTGAACATTTAcagaattttcaaaaaatatttaattaggaTATTCCTGACCTAAATCAAACACTACAACCTTTTTAACAAAGTAGAAAGATCTCACGACTTGTGAATTTGATATAACGCACAAAAATCCGAGCTACTGgagttctttttctctcagaaaaaacTCAAATTTCTCATGATCCTCACACTCCTTTACAAGCTGATGTACACCCTCCGTGATTTGTTGTTTAACATCTGGAAAAACTCTATTTTCCACATACCATCTTTACTTGTTGCTGCTTCTTGTGCCTCTTGTTATCATTATTCTGGGTTTCCTGTAATGTAAGCTCAATATCTTTCACTAGTTTGTCCGTAGCTGTTTGGAATGAATGCCTTAATTCCTCTAGATTGCTGAGTTCTTTCAAATCACTCACATTTGCTGGTTTTCAGCAAACAAAGATCCTTTCTGAATGTGAGACTTCTATTGACATCagagtgtctccagggatgttCTGGAACAGAATGGGAATATGTATGAAGCAGATGACCTGTATGTAACAAAGTGATTCTGAGTTTAATTTAGGAACATACACTTAGGGTATATGCTTAGGGATGATACATAAAAGTGTCAAGAAGCCTAactcgattttttttttttttgtctggacaaaaaaaaatcactatatGTAGTGAAGCAAGTACATCTTCTGGGAATCTCTCTAGTCTCTTTAAGATTTGTCAGTAATTCCCTTCACAGTACTGCTCAACTCatggaaaatcacagaatcatagaattgtaggggttggaagggacctccagaggtcattgagaccaacccccctgccaaagcaggttccctacaccacgtcacacaggtaggcgtccaggcgagacttgaatatctccagaggagactccacaacctccctgggcagcctgttccagtgctctgtcaccctcaccgtgaagaagttcttgcacacgtttgtgcggaacttcctatgctgcattttctggccatttcccctcgtcctgtctccacacactgctgaaaagagtctggcctcaccactctgcacCCCACACCTTAGctatttatagacctggatcaggtcccctctcagtcttcttttctcaagactaaacagacccagttcacttagcctttcttcttagatgcttcattttcttcaaaatgaaacGTGGCTGAGAAATCTACCCTCATCCAGAGGGATTCTTACAGTTTTCTGCATAGGCAAAATCACAACTTCTATGGTTACAGCAAGTTGTTAGCTGGAAGTCAATACCGTCCTTTTAATTAACTGGAGCTAGGCAGAAAATTCAGCATGCAAACTAAGAAATCTTTTTTCCAGTCTCATGGTATTTGCTGCACTTTATAAAAGGGATACAAAGCATAAATTTCATATCTGATAAAAGACTATGGCAAATAAGGCAATTAATTTGTTACTGAGTTTgaggaagaagagcaaaagaggaagaaagtagATGAGCTGAGTATCATGGGAAATTGATTTCCAAAGACAAGCAACAGGTTAACACAAGACAACTACCTTCTCTTCACAGGATTTCCGTATAGAAAACTTGAATCTAGCTGTCCCAGTTCAAAGGACACTATGATCACAGGAGATCCTGTTCTTGGCTGACTTCATGACAGCCCTGTTGCCATAACAAACTCAGGGGTTCTGTTGGCAAGGTCACACTCTGTCACAATCCTTGTTCTAATGTCAAGGCAGCATCCAGAGTCTTAAAGGGGACTGGGCATAACTCCTTCTCTATTACAGTCCATCCTATGTCGCTATGTTATATAAATACATCTCTATGTCACAGTGAAGCTTTCTGCCAGAATTTGTGGATTCCCAGAATGTTTCTGTGCCCAATCTGACTAGTTCCTTCTGGGAAGCAGGTTTATTGGAACAGGCTGGGTGGCACTGCAAAATTCAAGGGGCTGTGTGCTAGTGAGATCCTCAGTCTGCTCCATGAGGTGCTGGGTACAATGcgaaatatttgaaatgtttctgcACCAGTGTATGCAGCGAGATGAACATACAAGAGGAGCTAGAAGCCTTGTCTCAATCCCAGAACTACAACATCATTGCGGTAAGCAAAACCAGCTTGAAAGAGCAGCCTGTGCATGAGGTAGGGGCTGGACTGTATGGAGCTTGCAACTGGCAGTGACATGGTTGAGAGGCTGCGGGTAAGGATTAAGGAACAAGGAAAGAAAGTGAGTGTCAATGAGAGAGTCTGCTATAGGCCACCCAGACAGGATGGATTACTCTTTAAGGAATTAAGGGATAACTCTAGAATAGCCATCCTTGTCCTTATGGGTGTcttcaagttttttttctgggtaGCACCAGCTGTTGTCTACATACCTTGGAAGGAACAAATAgcatgctagaaaaaaaaaaaaaacaacagttttgtTGAAATATCAGCAAAAATTCCTTGGAGAGTACCATTAAAGCTGAAATAGATACTTAGAATCACAGCAGACAGGtagaaactgaaacaaaatcacTAACCCatatatggaaataaaataataatttttttttttaaagacaagtACAGTTTGCCAAATAATTGTATTATTCACTCTTTTTAAACTTCAGACTGTTTTAAAactcaaaaacaaataaagcaaggaaaaaaaatacaaccaaacACAGGTGTCTCTTCGTTAGGAAATGAACACACACATTATTTTAATCAGCTCATCAGCACTACCCTGTAAGGTTATGCACTTACAGCACCTGTTTCCTCTGAACACGAGCTTACAGAATGAGGATCTGGAGTCTCACTGCAACTATGAATATGGAGAGAAACAACTGAATTCTGGTACTTGCTGATGGGGAGGGGTGCTGAAACTGGGAACAAAATACAGCTCTCTCTTGGGtctaaggaaaatgtaaaattcCTTGAACGATGAGGTAGTTCCCCTTTATATAATACAGGTTTCTACATCCTAAGGCCAGGCAGGTACTATGGCTGATGTAATCTGGGCTTATATGCTGTTGTTGCAAAGGGGAGCCTTTTTCCCACTAGTCagtttcatgtattttcttgcATGTGTATGAAGGGCAACACCACTGTATCACTAGATAATGCTTTTGTGTCTTGGAGATCATGTATCTCTCAGCATATCTTAGAGGCATAAGAGCAGCTATGAGATCTCCCCTAGCATTCCTAGACAGCTTTAGTATTTTAGCAGCCacttaaatcacagaatggcagtACCATACTTAGCCATGCTGCGTGCATTCCACTTCtcaatgttttctcttttcagacT
This genomic stretch from Meleagris gallopavo isolate NT-WF06-2002-E0010 breed Aviagen turkey brand Nicholas breeding stock chromosome 2, Turkey_5.1, whole genome shotgun sequence harbors:
- the TMEM247 gene encoding transmembrane protein 247 isoform X1, whose protein sequence is MQGAMGDIPTSYFISDNTTENMDAKSHMAHLDVTGRTSTLQSEVSTRVEEQKELCYVQVTAADIELQRMWCNFVLAEQKYEHEDSDKKRLHEERMAQIHQQFSQGLQDRLLPPNQNVLFFLYCFTFMFIIYIVKDLVFYFFQNHHQFSFAIVFFFILKGIFQD
- the TMEM247 gene encoding transmembrane protein 247 isoform X2, encoding MGAMGDIPTSYFISDNTTENMDAKSHMAHLDVTGRTSTLQSEVSTRVEEQKELCYVQVTAADIELQRMWCNFVLAEQKYEHEDSDKKRLHEERMAQIHQQFSQGLQDRLLPPNQNVLFFLYCFTFMFIIYIVKDLVFYFFQNHHQFSFAIVFFFILKGIFQD